One Panicum virgatum strain AP13 chromosome 9K, P.virgatum_v5, whole genome shotgun sequence genomic region harbors:
- the LOC120650837 gene encoding uncharacterized protein LOC120650837, with amino-acid sequence MASVGGVVDISSDEEDFHIGDAPAPLNPHGWTADLFDVVDNATGGDFDDLVIMSEISAPVVQHQTAKPDDLVVMSELSSPPVLQKKGNADGGCDEDDDDCVVLDGDPDKAVTVADEEGSVGDGCSDELQIVAEKGPIACRDFPHSRHLCSNLPFSTTSHVKHCVMCHCFVCDAPAPCKYWGSSMTDNDHCHATDKEPKWKLMRQVFRACLPASGPEKLQNDLYSATVSPRQQPMQCHVAVPRAPRSSVLYVGYPSRAIQSPLVNEGSHNQQRHHSVRVSLSVGGTVSSPRAGRGNSNAHIAQNTHSRAIFKRAGAVSPDFTTRNATQFGSAGPDNSLMHQVLPHVSQPVQVAPATNAITETAQNNHFQRSFSAPVAYQVQQDQPAAYNQVATNGMDVIGPQLSRCTSLITERTQCLPEPVTDVCAKSWEDILATVASDLGVADYDINTEESPHVMTDSQPEHSTANQGFGLQHESVAAMENLTFSHMHDLSGHTTGGNVQADHPLETAENWDHLIGGNDFVSAPADVLSVDEATHQLAVSRLESADIQFELDWS; translated from the exons ATGGCGTCGGTGGGGGGTGTTGTCGACATCAGCTCCGATGAGGAGGACTTTCACATCGGCGATGCCCCCGCACCCCTTAACCCCCACGGATGGACAGCAGACCTTTTCGATGTGGTTGATAATGCAACCGGGGGGGATTTCGATGACCTCGTGATTATGAGTGAGATATCGGCTCCAGTAGTACAGCATCAGACAGCCAAACCTGATGACCTCGTGGTTATGAGTGAGTTATCCTCCCCCCCTGTGCTGCAGAAGAAGGGCAATGCTGATGGTGGTTgtgacgaggatgatgatgactgCGTGGTCCTAGATGGTGACCCTGATAAGGCGGTTACTGTTGCCGATGAGGAGGGAAGCGTGGGAGATGGATGCTCGGATGAATTGCAGATAGTTGCGGAGAAAGGCCCG ATAGCATGCAGGGACTTCCCTCATTCACGCCATTTATGTTCAAACTTGCCCTTCAGCACTACTTCTCACGTGAAGCATTGTGTCATG TGCCACTGTTTTGTATGTGACGCTCCAGCTCCGTGCAAATATTGGGGTAGCAGTATGACAGATAATGATCATTGTCATGCTACTGATAAGGAGCCAAAATGGAAACTAATGAGGCAAGTATTCAGGGCATGCCTGCCAGCATCTGGTCCAGAAAAACTCCAGAATGACTTGTACTCAGCAACAGTGTCGCCGAGACAGCAACCTATGCAGTGTCATGTTGCAGTCCCTCGAGCACCTCGGTCTTCAGTATTATATGTTGGTTACCCTTCTCGTGCCATCCAAAGTCCTCTTGTTAATGAAGGGAGCCATAACCAACAAAGGCATCACTCAGTAAGAGTCTCACTGAGTGTAGGGGGAACAGTCAGTTCACCAAGAGCTGGAAGAGGTAATAGCAATGCCCATATTGCTCAAAATACTCATTCACGTGCAATTTTCAAAAGAGCAGGGGCTGTTTCTCCAGACTTTACAACTCGAAATGCTACCCAATTTGGTTCTGCTGGTCCAGATAATTCCCTGATGCACCAGGTATTGCCACATGTATCTCAGCCAGTTCAAGTTGCACCTGCAACCAATGCTATCACTGAAACTGCTCAGAACAATCATTTCCAGAGATCTTTCAGCGCACCAGTAGCATATCAGGTGCAACAAGATCAGCCAGCAGCATATAATCAGGTTGCCACAAATGGGATGGATGTCATAGGGCCACAACTTTCACGGTGCACCTCGCTGATAACTGAGAGAACACAATGCCTGCCCGAACCAGTAACAGATGTTTGCGCAAAAAGTTGGGAAGACATACTTGCTACTGTGGCATCTGATCTGGGGGTGGCAGATTATGATATCAACACTGAAGAGTCTCCACATGTAATGACTGACTCTCAGCCTGAGCATTCCACAGCAAACCAGGGTTTCGGTCTTCAGCATGAGTCTGTTGCAGCAATGGAGAACTTGACGTTTTCTCATATGCATGATTTATCCGGTCACACAACAGGCGGCAATGTTCAGGCAGATCATCCTCTGGAAACAGCAGAGAATTGGGATCATCTGATTGGCGGGAATGATTTTGTGAGTGCCCCTGCTGATGTGTTATCAGTAGATGAAGCTACTCATCAGCTTGCAGTGTCTAGGCTGGAGTCTGCAGACATACAGTTTGAGCTCGACTGGAGTTAA
- the LOC120650841 gene encoding 60S ribosomal protein L21-2 translates to MPAGHGLRSRTRDLFARPFRKKGYIPLTTYLRTFKIGDYVDVKVNGAVHKGMPHKFYHGRTGRVWNVTKRAIGVEINKQVNGRIIRKRIHVRVEHVQQSRCTEEFRQRKAKNDQLKADAKARGEVISTKRQPLGPKPGFMVEGATIETVTPIPYDVVNDLKGGY, encoded by the exons ATGCCGGCCGGCCACGGGCTGCGCTCGCGGACGCGCGACCTCTTCGCGCGTCCCTTCCGCAAGAAGGGGTACATCCCGCTCACCACCTACCTCCGCACCTTCAAGATCGGCGACTACGTCGACGTCAAGGTGAACGGCGCCGTCCACAAGGGGATGCCGCACAAGTTCTACCACGGCCGCACCGGCCGCGTGTGGAACGTCACTAAGCGCGCCATCGGCGTTGAGATCAACAAGCAG GTTAATGGCCGCATCATCAGGAAGCGTATCCATGTCCGTGTGGAGCATGTGCAGCAGTCCCGCTGCACTGAGGAGTTCCGCCAGAGGAAGGCAAAGAATGACCAGCTGAAAGCAGATGCCAAGGCACGCGGTGAGGTCATCAGCACCAAGAGGCAGCCGTTGGGTCCCAAGCCTGGCTTCATGGTTGAAGGTGCTACCATCGAGACCGTCACCCCCATCCCATATGATGTTGTCAACGATCTCAAGGGCGGTTACTAG